In one Denitratisoma sp. genomic region, the following are encoded:
- a CDS encoding NAD(P)/FAD-dependent oxidoreductase codes for MTLNRRDFIKAAGATVAFGSLYGCAGGGKGSGHVVVIGGGYGGATVAKYIRMWSNGGIDVTLVEPNPAFVSCPISNLVLAGEKTIADITTSYDGLKKHGVKIVHDTAIGIDPAKRVVTLSRSGTLSYDRVVVSPGIDFMWESVPGLTPALSDGKILHAWKAGPQTVALRKQLESMPDGGVYALCIPKAPYRCPPGPYERASMIAHYFKTKKPKSKVLILDANADVTSKGPLFKKAWADLYGGILEYRGNHGITKLDAASQTVEFEFGDKVKANVLNIVPAQKAGLIASAAGLTNVGGRWCGVDWKTLESTAHKNVHVLGDSTAATAGMPKSGHMTTQHAKVAAGAIVALMSGEQAPEPMVIANTCYSFVSAKEVIHVAHPYVYNGKEFAVPKGAGGVSAARNELEAKYAMAWAKNIWADSLL; via the coding sequence ATGACACTGAACAGACGCGATTTCATCAAGGCCGCGGGCGCGACGGTCGCCTTCGGCTCGCTCTACGGCTGCGCCGGCGGCGGCAAGGGCTCCGGCCATGTCGTGGTGATCGGCGGCGGCTACGGCGGCGCCACCGTCGCCAAGTACATCCGCATGTGGTCGAACGGCGGCATCGACGTCACCCTGGTCGAACCGAACCCGGCTTTCGTCTCCTGCCCGATCTCCAACCTGGTGCTGGCCGGCGAGAAGACCATCGCCGACATCACCACCAGCTACGACGGCCTCAAGAAGCACGGCGTGAAGATCGTCCACGACACGGCCATCGGCATCGATCCGGCCAAGCGCGTGGTCACCCTGTCCAGGAGCGGTACGCTGAGCTATGACCGCGTGGTGGTGTCCCCCGGCATCGATTTCATGTGGGAGAGCGTGCCCGGCCTGACGCCGGCGCTGTCCGACGGCAAGATCCTTCACGCCTGGAAGGCCGGCCCGCAGACCGTGGCGCTGCGCAAGCAGCTCGAGTCGATGCCCGACGGCGGCGTCTATGCCCTGTGCATCCCGAAGGCCCCCTACCGCTGCCCGCCCGGACCCTACGAGCGCGCCTCGATGATCGCCCACTATTTCAAGACGAAAAAACCGAAGTCCAAGGTGCTGATCCTCGACGCCAACGCCGACGTCACCTCGAAGGGCCCGCTCTTCAAGAAGGCTTGGGCGGACCTCTACGGCGGCATACTCGAATATCGCGGCAACCACGGCATCACCAAGCTGGACGCCGCCAGCCAGACCGTCGAGTTCGAGTTCGGCGACAAGGTCAAAGCGAACGTGCTCAACATCGTCCCCGCGCAGAAGGCCGGCCTCATCGCCAGCGCCGCCGGCCTGACCAACGTGGGCGGCCGCTGGTGCGGCGTCGACTGGAAGACGCTCGAGTCGACCGCGCACAAGAACGTCCATGTGCTCGGCGACTCGACGGCGGCCACGGCCGGCATGCCGAAGTCGGGACACATGACGACGCAGCACGCCAAGGTTGCGGCTGGCGCCATCGTCGCCCTGATGTCGGGCGAGCAGGCCCCCGAGCCCATGGTTATCGCCAACACCTGCTACAGCTTCGTTTCGGCGAAGGAGGTGATCCACGTCGCCCATCCCTACGTCTATAACGGCAAGGAGTTCGCCGTGCCGAAGGGTGCCGGCGGCGTCTCCGCCGCGCGCAACGAGTTGGAGGCGAAGTACGCGATGGCCTGGGCCAAGAACATCTGGGCCGATTCGCTGCTGTAA
- a CDS encoding TusE/DsrC/DsvC family sulfur relay protein gives MIVINGKEIETDAEGYLAQLDDWSEDIASHLAQQDHLQLTEDHWKLLNWIRAYYQENGTAPNLRVMQKLLKEDLGEEWADKKRLFDLFPYGPAKQGARYAGMPKPTGCV, from the coding sequence ATGATCGTCATCAACGGCAAAGAGATCGAAACCGACGCCGAAGGCTATCTGGCCCAGCTCGACGACTGGTCCGAGGACATCGCCAGCCATCTCGCGCAGCAGGACCACCTGCAGCTCACCGAGGACCACTGGAAGCTGCTCAACTGGATCCGTGCCTACTACCAGGAGAACGGCACGGCGCCCAACCTGCGCGTCATGCAGAAGCTGCTGAAGGAAGACCTGGGCGAGGAATGGGCCGACAAGAAGCGGCTGTTCGACCTCTTCCCCTACGGCCCGGCCAAGCAGGGCGCGCGCTACGCCGGCATGCCGAAGCCGACCGGCTGCGTCTGA
- a CDS encoding methyl-accepting chemotaxis protein — translation MNVLSKLSVGAKLLLAPMVVLALLLLLAITAYHGIQRQQEALNNIYQVRFKNYRLVSEASGVTQGIYGNTYQLLSSAAANFPAQRLEAMVKDLHERLKLVERLLDEVAGSADLAESERSELATVAAQFAGFRKSTADVLDIAAVDYASATSVMSLTANEFDALDKRFRALLDLEQKLSNAAYDAAGQVSGFVVGMLVLVAAVSIFLALTVSFFVRRHMIAAVERIKSAAMELKGGDLTRRVGLEGSDEIAQTANAFNDLIASFQQAVRQVLGEARAVSLASQELGATARVVAERSARQADATSAVAATMEEVTVSISSISENAEHVKGTSRTSLENTQAGGDHLVELLEEISRVGLAFKDINTSVGEFVRSTASINDMTRQVKDLADQTNLLALNAAIEAARAGEQGRGFAVVADEVRKLAERSTEAAVHIEEVTRTLGGQSGVVEQSLNEGTHSLESSQKHLAELEQIIRMAKESVSNASRGMDEIAAAVREQSTGSNDIARNVDEIARMVEENSNATRQTSQAVLELEQLSRNLELAVGNFRV, via the coding sequence ATGAATGTCCTCTCCAAACTCAGCGTCGGCGCCAAGCTGCTGCTCGCGCCAATGGTCGTGCTGGCGCTGCTGCTGCTCCTGGCCATCACGGCCTATCATGGCATCCAAAGGCAGCAGGAAGCCCTGAACAATATCTACCAAGTCCGCTTCAAGAACTACCGACTGGTTTCGGAAGCGTCCGGCGTCACGCAGGGAATATATGGCAACACCTACCAGCTGCTCTCTTCCGCCGCCGCGAATTTCCCCGCCCAGCGCCTCGAAGCCATGGTCAAGGATCTCCATGAGCGGCTGAAGCTCGTCGAGCGGCTGCTCGACGAAGTCGCCGGCAGCGCGGATCTTGCCGAATCGGAAAGGTCGGAGCTGGCGACGGTCGCCGCGCAGTTCGCGGGCTTCCGCAAATCAACGGCGGATGTCCTGGATATCGCGGCGGTGGATTACGCCAGCGCCACCAGCGTCATGAGCCTCACCGCCAACGAATTCGATGCGCTCGACAAGCGCTTCAGGGCGCTCCTCGATCTGGAACAGAAACTCAGCAACGCGGCCTATGACGCGGCCGGACAAGTCTCGGGATTCGTCGTGGGCATGCTGGTGCTGGTCGCCGCCGTTTCGATTTTCCTGGCGCTCACGGTCAGCTTCTTCGTGCGCCGCCACATGATCGCCGCCGTCGAGCGCATCAAGTCGGCCGCCATGGAATTGAAGGGCGGCGACCTGACCAGGCGCGTCGGGCTGGAGGGCAGCGACGAAATCGCGCAAACGGCCAATGCCTTCAACGATCTCATCGCAAGCTTCCAGCAGGCGGTGCGCCAGGTGCTCGGCGAGGCGCGGGCCGTGTCGCTCGCCTCGCAGGAGCTGGGGGCGACGGCTCGGGTCGTTGCCGAGAGGTCGGCCCGCCAGGCGGATGCCACCTCCGCCGTCGCGGCGACGATGGAGGAGGTGACCGTCAGCATTTCGTCGATTTCCGAAAACGCCGAGCACGTCAAGGGCACCTCGCGCACCAGCCTGGAGAACACCCAGGCGGGCGGCGACCATCTCGTCGAACTGCTCGAGGAGATTTCCCGCGTCGGGCTGGCTTTCAAGGACATCAACACCTCGGTTGGGGAATTTGTGCGCAGCACCGCCTCGATCAACGACATGACCCGGCAGGTCAAGGACCTGGCCGATCAGACCAACCTGCTCGCGCTGAACGCGGCGATCGAGGCTGCCCGGGCCGGAGAGCAGGGACGCGGCTTCGCCGTGGTGGCGGACGAGGTACGCAAGCTCGCCGAGCGGTCGACGGAAGCCGCCGTTCACATCGAGGAAGTAACGCGGACCCTGGGCGGCCAGTCGGGGGTCGTGGAACAGTCGCTGAACGAAGGCACGCACTCGCTGGAGTCGAGCCAGAAGCACCTCGCAGAACTGGAACAGATCATCCGGATGGCCAAGGAGTCCGTCTCCAATGCAAGCCGCGGCATGGACGAGATCGCCGCGGCCGTGCGCGAGCAGAGCACGGGCAGCAACGACATCGCCAGGAATGTCGACGAGATCGCGCGGATGGTCGAGGAGAACAGCAACGCCACCCGGCAGACCAGCCAGGCGGTGCTCGAACTCGAGCAGCTCTCCAGGAACCTGGAGCTGGCGGTAGGGAATTTCAGGGTGTAG
- a CDS encoding DUF748 domain-containing protein, whose translation MAASKSQRWLVVGLAVLISLVVLFAAGLYFGAKALKGKVEEALGPESEVGEIRLGLTAVEVHKLRIKAPAGWPAPDTLRAERIRIAPDLLVLLSARVGISSIVVEGGYVSALRSTDGKLRVVPSLLEKKEDKKEAGKGPEVSIGSIELKDGVLEFFDATVKRPAHKIRLEQLQVKITDLQLPELKARSNVHLDGVLKGVRSDGKMLIDGWMVFASKDSELRNSMRSVDLIALQPYLLKATEGGVKKGTLDFDLQPTVKANHLHAPGTLTLNGLELESGGTFMGMPRAAVVGMMKDKNDRITIKFTLDGKLDDPNFKLNEGFSKQITASFGNVLGVSVEGLAKGAGAIGQAAGGVAEGVGKAVKGLFGK comes from the coding sequence ATGGCCGCATCGAAATCGCAGCGCTGGCTGGTTGTCGGCCTCGCCGTTCTCATCAGCCTGGTTGTCCTGTTTGCCGCGGGGCTGTACTTCGGCGCCAAGGCGCTGAAGGGCAAGGTGGAGGAAGCGCTTGGACCCGAGAGCGAGGTTGGCGAGATCCGCCTCGGTCTGACTGCCGTCGAGGTGCACAAGCTGCGCATCAAGGCGCCCGCGGGCTGGCCGGCACCCGACACGCTGCGCGCCGAGCGCATCCGCATCGCGCCCGACCTGCTCGTCCTGCTTTCGGCGAGGGTGGGCATTTCCAGCATCGTCGTCGAAGGCGGCTATGTCTCCGCGCTGCGCAGCACCGACGGCAAGCTGCGCGTCGTGCCGAGCCTGCTGGAGAAGAAGGAAGACAAGAAGGAGGCCGGCAAGGGGCCGGAGGTAAGCATCGGCTCCATCGAGCTGAAGGACGGTGTCCTCGAGTTCTTCGACGCCACCGTGAAGCGGCCGGCGCACAAGATCCGCCTCGAGCAGCTGCAGGTGAAAATCACCGACCTCCAGCTGCCGGAACTCAAGGCCAGATCGAATGTGCATCTCGACGGCGTGCTGAAGGGCGTCAGGAGCGACGGCAAGATGCTGATCGACGGCTGGATGGTGTTCGCCAGCAAGGATTCCGAACTGCGCAACAGCATGCGCAGCGTCGACCTGATCGCCCTGCAGCCCTATCTGCTGAAAGCGACCGAGGGCGGCGTGAAGAAGGGGACGCTCGATTTCGATCTGCAGCCCACCGTCAAGGCCAACCATCTCCACGCGCCCGGCACGCTGACGCTGAACGGGCTGGAACTCGAGTCCGGCGGCACCTTCATGGGTATGCCGCGCGCCGCGGTGGTCGGCATGATGAAGGACAAGAACGACCGGATCACCATCAAGTTCACGCTCGACGGCAAGCTCGACGACCCGAACTTCAAGCTGAACGAGGGCTTCTCGAAGCAGATCACCGCCTCGTTCGGCAACGTGCTGGGCGTCAGCGTCGAAGGGCTGGCCAAGGGCGCCGGCGCCATCGGCCAGGCGGCCGGCGGCGTGGCCGAGGGCGTCGGCAAGGCGGTCAAGGGCCTCTTCGGCAAGTAG
- the folE gene encoding GTP cyclohydrolase I FolE yields the protein MADCSDHTSAAAPAGIGIPRQNAFDPAAFEQAVSDLLAACGIAPDMKHMGRTAERVRTLWQRRLLGGYDMDPAEALGEGFEDARRDMVVVRGIAVHGVCPHHLVPFRGVAHVAYLPGGRLHGFGRIARMVDAIGHRFTYQEWMTRDIAEALVTHGKAAGGACVIEAEQLCLLLGEDRRGDERVVTQAFTGIFEQSDQLRSEFLRAIGGRMP from the coding sequence ATGGCCGACTGCTCCGACCACACTTCTGCCGCCGCTCCAGCGGGCATCGGCATTCCGCGCCAGAACGCCTTCGATCCTGCCGCCTTCGAGCAGGCGGTGAGCGATTTGCTCGCCGCCTGCGGCATTGCGCCGGACATGAAACACATGGGTCGCACGGCGGAACGGGTGCGCACGCTCTGGCAGCGGCGCCTGCTCGGCGGCTATGACATGGATCCGGCCGAGGCGCTGGGCGAAGGCTTCGAGGATGCGCGCCGCGACATGGTGGTGGTGCGCGGCATCGCCGTGCATGGCGTGTGTCCGCACCACCTGGTGCCCTTTCGCGGCGTGGCGCACGTTGCCTACCTGCCGGGCGGGCGCCTGCACGGCTTCGGCCGCATCGCCCGCATGGTGGATGCCATCGGCCACCGCTTCACCTACCAGGAGTGGATGACGCGCGACATCGCCGAGGCGCTGGTGACGCACGGCAAGGCAGCCGGCGGCGCCTGCGTGATCGAGGCGGAACAATTGTGCCTGCTGCTGGGCGAGGACCGCCGCGGCGACGAGCGCGTGGTGACGCAGGCCTTCACCGGCATCTTCGAGCAATCGGATCAGTTGCGCAGCGAATTCCTGCGCGCCATCGGCGGCAGGATGCCGTGA
- a CDS encoding biotin/lipoyl-containing protein has product MSELIEVRMPKYPDCWETCGSCASGDVVVLEVLVRPGDKIGFDDNILTLETGKVALDIPSPHAGQVVEVFVAEGDAVAEGQILLTLELS; this is encoded by the coding sequence ATGAGCGAATTGATCGAAGTACGCATGCCGAAATACCCGGATTGCTGGGAAACCTGCGGTTCCTGTGCCAGTGGCGACGTCGTGGTTCTTGAGGTCCTGGTCAGGCCCGGCGACAAAATCGGGTTCGATGACAACATCCTGACGCTGGAAACCGGCAAGGTGGCACTGGACATTCCCAGCCCGCATGCCGGACAAGTCGTCGAAGTGTTCGTCGCCGAGGGCGATGCCGTGGCCGAGGGACAGATCCTGTTGACGCTCGAGCTCTCCTGA
- a CDS encoding c-type cytochrome, with the protein MKYRKIALAVSLLGLASAAYADNHTLSRNMASACASCHGTNGNSVGGMDPLAGMPKDEMIRKVRDFRSGAKPATVMHQLAKGYTDQQIEMIANYFAAQK; encoded by the coding sequence ATGAAGTATCGCAAGATCGCGCTCGCCGTTTCGCTGCTGGGCCTCGCCAGTGCAGCGTACGCGGACAACCACACCCTCAGCCGCAACATGGCCTCGGCCTGTGCCAGCTGCCACGGCACCAACGGCAACAGCGTCGGCGGCATGGATCCCCTCGCCGGCATGCCGAAGGACGAAATGATCCGCAAGGTCAGGGATTTCCGTTCCGGCGCCAAGCCTGCAACCGTCATGCATCAACTGGCCAAGGGCTATACCGACCAGCAGATCGAGATGATCGCGAATTACTTCGCGGCGCAGAAATAA
- a CDS encoding SCO family protein, translating into MRDKLLAVLCGLTFSAMAWASDEAGLAAVRDLGRLNGQTLACGQKDTAAWVRVLMLNHAPKTRAYGEAYEEGTNEAFASHNRGKPCLAPAELSLRLEEITQRLKKVLPAPGQVPQGHNAGESMPNAVVPRYLLQDPNGRAVTNEDFLGRFQLIAFGYTSCPDVCPTTLLEMKEVLKHLGDKASQLQPIFITVDPERDSAQVMREYTSAFDPRILGLRGSEDLTRRAATEFRVRYEKVRDPAAPPGSYTVDHSAGMILLGPDGRAVVRFAYASPSKQVAERIDALMQEHGARQLPRRQ; encoded by the coding sequence ATGCGCGACAAACTGCTCGCCGTACTGTGCGGACTGACTTTTTCCGCCATGGCATGGGCCTCCGACGAGGCCGGTCTCGCCGCCGTGCGCGACCTGGGCCGGCTCAACGGCCAGACGCTCGCTTGCGGCCAGAAGGACACCGCCGCCTGGGTGCGCGTGCTCATGCTCAACCACGCGCCGAAGACGCGCGCCTATGGCGAGGCCTACGAGGAGGGCACCAACGAGGCCTTCGCAAGCCACAATCGGGGCAAACCCTGCCTGGCCCCTGCCGAGCTGTCGCTGCGGCTCGAGGAAATCACGCAACGCCTCAAAAAAGTGCTTCCGGCGCCCGGCCAGGTGCCGCAGGGGCACAACGCGGGGGAGTCGATGCCGAACGCCGTCGTGCCGCGCTACCTGCTGCAGGACCCGAACGGCCGGGCGGTGACCAACGAGGATTTCCTCGGCCGTTTCCAGTTGATCGCCTTCGGCTACACCTCCTGCCCGGACGTCTGCCCGACGACGCTGCTGGAAATGAAGGAGGTGCTCAAGCACCTCGGCGACAAGGCGTCGCAGCTGCAGCCGATCTTCATCACCGTCGATCCGGAGCGCGACAGTGCCCAGGTGATGCGCGAGTACACCTCCGCCTTCGACCCGCGCATTCTCGGTCTGCGGGGATCGGAGGATCTGACGCGCCGCGCCGCCACCGAGTTCAGGGTGCGCTACGAGAAGGTGCGCGATCCCGCGGCACCGCCCGGAAGCTATACCGTGGACCACTCCGCCGGCATGATCCTGCTTGGCCCGGACGGGCGCGCCGTCGTCCGCTTCGCTTATGCTTCGCCGTCGAAGCAGGTGGCCGAGCGGATCGATGCCCTGATGCAGGAGCATGGCGCGCGACAGCTGCCGCGCCGGCAGTGA
- a CDS encoding hemerythrin domain-containing protein: MSPELTLAIPVVDYQHEKILHFIESLKHRAATRPEVIQAIDDYTGRHFVVEEEFMLAHGYPDFQRHKAEHEFLKGKIGGLLDAMGKDEIAGSKAIAEYMEAWLLQHIRTADRPMAEFLKQRGIAPPA; this comes from the coding sequence ATGAGTCCCGAACTGACGCTGGCCATACCCGTCGTTGATTATCAGCACGAAAAGATTCTTCATTTCATTGAAAGCCTGAAACATCGCGCCGCCACCCGGCCCGAAGTCATACAGGCCATCGACGATTACACGGGACGTCATTTTGTCGTGGAGGAGGAGTTCATGCTCGCCCATGGTTATCCGGATTTCCAGCGGCACAAGGCCGAGCACGAATTTCTCAAAGGCAAGATCGGCGGGCTGCTCGACGCGATGGGCAAGGACGAAATCGCGGGCAGCAAGGCGATCGCCGAGTACATGGAAGCCTGGCTGCTGCAGCATATCCGGACCGCGGACCGGCCGATGGCCGAATTCCTCAAGCAGCGCGGGATCGCACCGCCCGCCTGA
- a CDS encoding thioredoxin domain-containing protein — MDYLCDVTEADFEERVVARSHQVPVLVDIGAGWCGPCRVLTPLLERLAKDYAGAFVLANVDADENMKLAGRHKVRGFPTVIVYSRGVEIDRFHSAQTEGFLRRFIERAIARHASAGAVEIPASLPTP, encoded by the coding sequence ATGGATTATCTCTGCGACGTCACTGAAGCCGATTTCGAGGAGCGCGTCGTGGCGCGTTCGCATCAGGTCCCGGTGCTGGTGGACATCGGCGCCGGCTGGTGCGGGCCCTGCCGCGTTCTGACGCCGCTGCTCGAGCGCCTGGCGAAGGACTATGCCGGCGCCTTCGTGCTGGCGAACGTGGATGCCGACGAGAACATGAAGCTGGCCGGGCGCCACAAGGTGCGCGGCTTCCCGACCGTGATCGTCTACAGCCGTGGCGTCGAGATCGACCGCTTCCACAGCGCGCAGACCGAAGGCTTCCTGCGCCGCTTCATCGAACGGGCGATCGCCCGGCATGCGTCGGCGGGCGCCGTGGAGATTCCGGCAAGCCTGCCTACACCCTGA
- a CDS encoding PhnD/SsuA/transferrin family substrate-binding protein: MKRHILLASLLVVALSWLPARAQERAYLLGVISYGESAQMIASEYEGLTVYLSKVLKRPVRVEGARDFTTIGERAKAKRYHMIFAAPSAILEANKSAGYLPVAKVPGLLSVAFMAPGRTNIAFPEDMKGKRIGFTGKDAMITKLAFAELQALGIKDPEKYFSSIAYYNDADGVLAGMQMNLIDIGVANSGLFNVWTNKGENMNLIHSGKGVPHLTFAVRGDLPEAERRTITDALLKSTQDKDAQEFLRFSSFPGFESAKLSDYDELAKMLNIK; encoded by the coding sequence ATGAAAAGGCACATACTGCTGGCGAGCCTCCTGGTCGTCGCCTTGTCCTGGCTTCCGGCCCGGGCACAGGAGAGAGCCTACCTGCTCGGCGTCATCAGCTACGGCGAGAGCGCCCAGATGATCGCCTCGGAATACGAAGGACTGACGGTCTACCTCAGCAAGGTGCTCAAGCGCCCCGTGCGCGTCGAGGGCGCGCGCGACTTCACCACCATCGGCGAGCGCGCCAAGGCCAAGCGCTACCACATGATCTTCGCTGCGCCTTCGGCCATCCTCGAGGCGAACAAGTCGGCTGGCTACCTCCCGGTCGCCAAAGTGCCCGGCCTGCTCTCGGTCGCCTTCATGGCGCCGGGAAGAACCAACATCGCCTTCCCCGAGGACATGAAGGGCAAGCGCATCGGCTTCACCGGCAAGGACGCCATGATCACCAAGCTGGCCTTCGCCGAACTGCAGGCGCTCGGCATCAAGGACCCGGAAAAGTATTTCAGCAGCATCGCCTACTACAACGACGCCGACGGCGTGCTGGCCGGCATGCAGATGAACCTGATCGACATCGGCGTTGCGAACTCGGGCCTGTTCAACGTGTGGACCAACAAGGGGGAGAACATGAACCTGATCCACAGCGGGAAGGGCGTACCGCACCTCACCTTCGCCGTGCGCGGCGACCTGCCCGAAGCGGAGAGGCGGACGATCACCGACGCCCTCCTCAAGTCGACGCAGGACAAGGACGCCCAGGAGTTCCTTCGCTTCAGCAGCTTCCCCGGCTTCGAGTCCGCCAAGCTCTCGGATTACGACGAACTGGCGAAAATGCTGAACATCAAATAG
- a CDS encoding CDGSH iron-sulfur domain-containing protein → MSSPDMPQKAPYAVEVEAGRKYWWCACGRSKSQPFCDGSHKGTAFAPVEFTAEKTEKVWFCGCKHSANKPLCDGSHKKL, encoded by the coding sequence ATGAGTAGCCCCGACATGCCGCAGAAGGCGCCCTACGCCGTGGAGGTGGAAGCCGGCAGGAAGTACTGGTGGTGCGCCTGCGGCAGGAGCAAAAGTCAGCCCTTCTGCGACGGCTCGCACAAGGGCACCGCCTTTGCGCCCGTCGAATTCACCGCGGAAAAAACGGAGAAGGTGTGGTTCTGCGGCTGCAAGCACAGCGCGAACAAGCCGCTCTGCGACGGCTCGCACAAGAAACTCTAG
- the ettA gene encoding energy-dependent translational throttle protein EttA produces the protein MAQYVFTMNRVGKIVPPKRHILKDISLSFFPGAKIGVLGLNGSGKSTLLKIMAGVDKDIEGEATPMPNLSIGYLPQEPQLDPEKTVRQSVEEGLGEVFEAQQKLDAVYAAYAEPDADFDALAAEQARLEAIIAASDGHTAEQQLEVAADALRLPPWEAKIGHLSGGEKRRVALCRLLLSKPDMLLLDEPTNHLDAESVDWLEQFLTRFPGTVVAVTHDRYFLDNAAEWILELDRGHGIPWKGNYSSWLEQKEERLKQEEASESARQKAIKKELEWVRQNPKGRQAKSKARLARFDELSSQEYQKRNETQEIFIPVAERLGDKVIEFKGVSKGYGERLLIDNLSFQIPPGAIVGIIGPNGAGKSTLFRMLSGKEQPDAGEIVTGPTVKLVSVDQSRDALPNDKSVWEAISGGADILTVGKFETPSRAYIGRFNFKGADQQKIVGNLSGGERGRLHLAKTLIAGGNVLLLDEPSNDLDVETLRALEDALLEFAGCVLVISHDRWFLDRIATHILACEGESQWTFFNGNYHEYEADKVKRLGEEGAKPKRLRYKPLKG, from the coding sequence ATGGCCCAATACGTTTTCACCATGAACCGCGTGGGCAAGATCGTCCCGCCCAAGCGCCACATCCTCAAGGACATCTCGCTCAGTTTCTTCCCCGGCGCCAAGATCGGCGTGCTCGGCCTGAACGGCTCGGGCAAGTCGACGCTGCTGAAAATCATGGCCGGGGTGGACAAGGACATCGAGGGCGAAGCCACGCCGATGCCGAACCTCTCCATCGGCTACCTGCCGCAGGAACCGCAACTCGATCCGGAAAAGACGGTGCGCCAGTCCGTCGAGGAAGGCCTCGGCGAGGTCTTCGAGGCGCAGCAGAAGCTCGATGCCGTGTACGCCGCCTACGCCGAGCCGGACGCCGATTTCGACGCGCTGGCGGCCGAGCAGGCGCGCCTGGAGGCGATCATCGCCGCCTCCGACGGCCACACCGCCGAGCAGCAGCTGGAAGTCGCCGCCGACGCCCTGCGCCTGCCGCCCTGGGAGGCGAAGATCGGCCATCTCTCCGGAGGCGAGAAGCGCCGCGTCGCGCTGTGCCGCCTCTTGCTCTCCAAGCCGGACATGCTGCTGCTCGACGAGCCGACCAACCACCTCGACGCCGAATCGGTGGACTGGCTGGAGCAGTTCCTGACGCGCTTCCCCGGCACCGTGGTGGCGGTGACCCACGACCGCTACTTCCTCGACAACGCCGCCGAATGGATCCTCGAGCTCGACCGCGGCCACGGCATTCCCTGGAAGGGCAACTACAGTTCCTGGCTTGAGCAGAAGGAGGAGCGCCTCAAGCAGGAGGAGGCCTCCGAGTCCGCGCGCCAGAAGGCGATCAAGAAGGAACTCGAGTGGGTGCGGCAGAACCCGAAGGGCCGCCAGGCGAAGAGCAAGGCGCGCCTGGCGCGCTTCGACGAGCTGTCGAGCCAGGAATACCAGAAGCGCAACGAGACGCAGGAGATCTTCATCCCGGTGGCCGAGCGCCTCGGCGACAAGGTCATCGAGTTCAAGGGCGTCTCGAAAGGCTACGGCGAGCGCCTGCTCATCGACAACCTCAGCTTCCAGATCCCGCCCGGCGCCATCGTCGGCATCATCGGCCCGAACGGCGCCGGCAAGTCGACGCTGTTCCGCATGCTCAGCGGCAAGGAGCAGCCGGATGCCGGCGAGATCGTGACCGGCCCGACCGTCAAGCTGGTCTCGGTGGATCAGTCGCGCGATGCGCTGCCCAACGACAAGAGCGTGTGGGAGGCTATCTCCGGCGGCGCAGACATCCTCACCGTCGGCAAGTTCGAGACGCCCTCGCGCGCCTACATCGGCCGCTTCAACTTCAAGGGCGCCGACCAGCAGAAGATCGTCGGCAACCTCTCCGGCGGCGAGCGCGGCCGCCTGCACCTGGCCAAGACGCTGATCGCCGGCGGCAACGTGCTGCTGCTCGACGAGCCGTCGAACGACCTCGACGTCGAGACCCTGCGCGCGCTGGAGGATGCCCTGCTCGAGTTCGCCGGCTGCGTGCTGGTGATCTCGCACGACCGCTGGTTCCTCGACCGCATCGCCACCCACATCCTGGCCTGCGAGGGCGAGTCGCAGTGGACCTTCTTCAACGGCAACTACCACGAGTACGAGGCCGACAAGGTCAAGCGCCTGGGCGAAGAGGGCGCCAAACCGAAGCGCCTGCGCTACAAACCCTTGAAAGGCTGA